The following coding sequences are from one Chrysiogenes arsenatis DSM 11915 window:
- a CDS encoding HEPN domain-containing protein → MKKEIAIEWMKASYADLLVISEIIDNNFLTHMVAFHSQQVIEKSLKAVLEYHNKQTPKKHDLLLLKSQVADFLQIENEDMLEDLNELYIESRYPGEMGLLPNGKPTPENAKNFYNFALMIFERVCAMLEIEKKELM, encoded by the coding sequence ATGAAAAAAGAAATCGCAATAGAGTGGATGAAAGCTTCATATGCAGACTTGTTGGTAATTAGTGAAATTATTGATAATAACTTTTTGACACATATGGTTGCCTTTCATTCACAACAAGTAATAGAAAAATCATTAAAAGCGGTCTTAGAGTATCACAATAAACAGACACCCAAAAAGCATGATTTATTGCTATTAAAAAGCCAAGTAGCAGATTTTTTACAGATAGAAAATGAAGATATGCTAGAAGATCTTAATGAGCTTTATATAGAGTCAAGATACCCAGGCGAAATGGGGTTGTTACCAAATGGAAAACCAACGCCAGAAAATGCGAAAAATTTTTATAACTTTGCATTAATGATTTTTGAGAGGGTCTGTGCAATGTTAGAGATAGAGAAAAAGGAATTGATGTGA
- a CDS encoding Tex family protein → MSIDPTVIAHIAREMHLPQHHVANCLNLHQEGCTVPFITRYRKEQTGEMDEVVVRAVIDRFTYLENLAKRKQEILASIEEQGKLTPELQLAVERCEKMVELEDLYLPYKQKRKTRASVARDRGLEPLAQTILAGGNVDPTPFVNPDNELLDTEAVLAGAMDIISEMVAEDPLVRNTVRRELQHNGVIECRKRRIAPDDSPYTMYYEYEEKLGDMPPHRTLAINRAEREDAIRIKLLYDREQMETMIGHIVAEKYPTHHPTYVELAIADGLKRLVVPSIETELRNMKTEEAEAHAVAVFGENLRHLLLTPPVQVGNILGIDPAFRTGCKIVVVSVQGDLLDTTTIYPVPPHNDVVKASAVICELVRKHQVKLIAIGNGTASAETEEFISELITKALPDVKYMIVNEAGASVYSVSEVAREEFPDHDATVRGAVSIARRVLDPLAELVKIDPKSIGVGQYQHDLTQSFLSTKLQEVVESVVNYVGVNLNTASASLLQFVSGVNSAIARNIVAYRRQIGGFSTREELLAVPKIGKVTFEQCAGFLRVPDGKNLLDNTSVHPESYRIAQQLLEQVQNDTAKLKTLVNKSKGGIDKLAAELGCGVPTLRDMIDQLARPGRDPRSDLEKPILRSSKVSLEDMQEGMILEGVVRNVVDFGAFVDVGLKNDGLVHVSELADRFVKNPHDVIAVGARVKVKILGIDRERKRLALSIKQAL, encoded by the coding sequence ATGTCCATCGACCCCACCGTTATTGCCCACATCGCCCGCGAAATGCACCTGCCGCAACATCACGTTGCCAACTGCCTCAACCTCCATCAGGAAGGATGCACCGTCCCGTTCATCACCCGCTACCGCAAAGAACAAACCGGCGAAATGGACGAAGTCGTCGTCCGTGCCGTTATCGACCGCTTTACCTATCTCGAAAACCTTGCCAAGCGGAAGCAGGAAATTCTTGCCTCTATCGAAGAGCAAGGGAAGCTCACACCAGAACTCCAACTGGCAGTGGAGCGTTGCGAAAAAATGGTGGAGCTTGAAGACCTTTACCTTCCGTACAAACAAAAGCGCAAAACACGTGCCTCTGTTGCGCGTGATCGTGGACTGGAGCCGCTGGCACAGACAATACTGGCAGGAGGCAATGTCGACCCCACTCCGTTTGTCAATCCCGATAACGAACTGCTTGACACCGAAGCGGTACTGGCGGGAGCGATGGATATCATCTCCGAAATGGTGGCCGAAGATCCACTGGTACGCAACACCGTGCGGCGCGAACTACAACACAACGGGGTTATCGAATGCCGCAAACGGCGCATTGCTCCCGACGACTCTCCGTACACCATGTACTACGAATACGAAGAAAAACTCGGTGATATGCCACCACACCGCACTTTGGCCATTAACCGCGCCGAACGCGAAGACGCCATCCGCATAAAGCTCCTGTATGACCGTGAGCAAATGGAAACCATGATCGGGCATATTGTGGCGGAAAAATACCCTACACACCACCCCACGTATGTCGAACTGGCGATAGCCGATGGACTCAAGCGGCTCGTTGTCCCTTCTATCGAAACGGAACTGCGCAATATGAAAACCGAAGAAGCTGAAGCGCATGCCGTTGCCGTGTTTGGCGAAAACTTACGTCACCTGCTGCTGACACCGCCGGTGCAAGTCGGCAACATTCTGGGCATCGACCCCGCATTTCGCACCGGTTGCAAAATAGTTGTTGTGAGCGTACAGGGCGATTTGCTCGACACGACCACTATTTACCCTGTTCCACCGCATAACGACGTCGTAAAAGCGAGCGCAGTGATCTGCGAACTGGTGCGCAAACATCAGGTCAAACTGATTGCTATCGGGAATGGAACGGCTTCGGCAGAGACAGAAGAATTTATCAGCGAACTGATCACCAAGGCTCTGCCGGACGTTAAATACATGATCGTCAACGAAGCGGGAGCCAGCGTGTACAGTGTATCGGAAGTCGCGCGCGAAGAATTCCCCGATCACGACGCCACAGTACGCGGTGCGGTTTCTATCGCCCGCCGTGTCCTTGACCCGCTGGCCGAACTGGTGAAAATCGATCCTAAAAGCATCGGCGTTGGGCAATATCAACACGATCTGACACAGAGCTTTCTTTCCACGAAACTTCAAGAAGTCGTGGAAAGCGTCGTCAACTATGTCGGCGTCAACCTTAATACCGCCAGCGCATCGCTCTTACAATTCGTTTCCGGTGTCAATAGTGCCATTGCGCGCAATATCGTCGCGTATCGTCGCCAGATTGGCGGATTTTCAACACGCGAAGAGCTACTTGCTGTCCCTAAAATCGGCAAAGTCACATTTGAACAATGCGCCGGATTCTTGCGCGTCCCCGACGGGAAAAACCTGCTCGACAACACCAGCGTTCACCCCGAATCGTATCGCATCGCCCAGCAACTGCTGGAGCAGGTGCAAAACGATACGGCCAAACTCAAAACATTGGTAAATAAAAGCAAGGGAGGGATCGACAAACTGGCCGCAGAGCTTGGCTGCGGCGTACCAACCCTGCGCGATATGATCGATCAACTTGCCCGCCCAGGACGCGACCCGCGGAGCGATCTGGAAAAACCGATTTTGCGCAGTTCAAAAGTTTCGCTCGAAGATATGCAAGAGGGGATGATTCTAGAAGGGGTGGTGCGCAACGTGGTTGATTTTGGCGCGTTTGTCGATGTCGGGCTGAAAAACGACGGGCTGGTGCATGTCAGTGAGCTGGCGGATCGCTTCGTCAAAAATCCGCACGACGTCATTGCGGTCGGCGCGCGGGTCAAAGTTAAAATCCTTGGAATTGATCGCGAGCGCAAGCGGCTGGCGTTGAGCATTAAACAGGCGTTGTAA
- a CDS encoding ExbD/TolR family protein, with protein sequence MERLARRKSSANAEVTMTPMIDLVFLLLIFFLVTTSFTRETGLEIARPMAATAEQQEPTTILLAVDAEGQIFLDRERVDIRTMRGRIVLKLAEHPQASAVVIADKHATVEQVVALMDQCRLAGVQQVSIAAKAEQ encoded by the coding sequence ATGGAACGATTAGCTCGGCGTAAAAGCAGCGCCAATGCGGAAGTCACCATGACGCCGATGATTGATCTTGTTTTCCTCTTGCTGATTTTTTTTCTCGTGACAACCAGCTTTACCCGTGAGACGGGGTTGGAGATCGCACGTCCAATGGCAGCGACCGCAGAACAGCAGGAACCGACAACGATTCTATTGGCAGTGGATGCCGAAGGGCAGATTTTTCTGGATCGCGAACGGGTGGATATTCGCACGATGCGTGGTCGAATTGTTCTCAAATTAGCGGAGCACCCTCAGGCATCGGCGGTCGTGATTGCCGATAAACATGCTACCGTCGAACAGGTGGTGGCGCTGATGGATCAATGCCGTTTAGCTGGAGTACAGCAGGTGAGTATCGCCGCCAAGGCTGAACAGTGA
- a CDS encoding PIN domain-containing protein: MGLPEHHTDPQDRLIIATALNHNAKLLSADSKFKLYRELEGLLVD; encoded by the coding sequence GTGGGTCTGCCAGAACATCATACTGATCCACAGGATCGGCTTATTATAGCTACGGCACTTAATCATAATGCCAAACTCCTTTCTGCTGACTCGAAATTTAAACTTTATAGGGAACTTGAAGGGCTACTTGTGGATTGA
- a CDS encoding DUF3450 family protein translates to MNRFLVGATALAMMLVGHSVASDEQAQLEQRYRELSTVMQIKEPYMQTLRAVVETLATDVEHKRARKTTALAELQAMEQSVDAALEQLLHHVAGTEMTALEAERYGWIRELQQEFVVAATPLPEKITRTLEAYRAVADSARFAESEQGSVVIDGERYRGSILRVGGLAHFFSTPDGAVVARAVADKTAYMRIDASYNAAIRDAGEQIERRKLPALTALPIGRITPP, encoded by the coding sequence ATGAACCGTTTTTTGGTTGGTGCTACGGCGCTGGCGATGATGTTGGTTGGCCACAGTGTGGCGAGCGACGAACAGGCACAACTCGAACAGCGCTACCGCGAGCTGTCGACTGTTATGCAGATCAAAGAACCATATATGCAGACATTGCGAGCGGTGGTCGAAACGCTCGCGACTGACGTAGAGCACAAGCGTGCCCGAAAAACTACGGCGCTGGCCGAACTGCAGGCGATGGAACAGAGTGTTGATGCCGCTTTGGAACAATTACTCCATCACGTGGCTGGAACAGAGATGACGGCTCTCGAAGCGGAACGCTACGGTTGGATTCGCGAGTTGCAGCAAGAATTTGTGGTAGCCGCCACCCCACTGCCGGAAAAAATAACGCGCACGCTTGAAGCGTATCGCGCCGTGGCCGACAGCGCGCGCTTTGCTGAAAGTGAGCAAGGGTCGGTTGTTATCGATGGTGAACGGTATCGCGGATCGATACTCCGTGTTGGTGGGCTGGCGCACTTTTTCAGTACGCCTGATGGTGCGGTGGTCGCTCGCGCCGTTGCTGACAAAACCGCATACATGCGGATTGATGCATCGTACAACGCGGCCATACGTGATGCTGGCGAACAGATAGAACGGCGCAAACTGCCAGCGCTTACGGCGCTACCGATAGGAAGGATTACCCCGCCATGA
- a CDS encoding AAA-like domain-containing protein codes for MQKFFNTAGPTIREDHYHIDPLTRLDWEEIRLLIDQKRYFLLHAPRQTGKTSTLLAMMHRLNQEENYVCAYANIEAAQAARGNVERGVEVICSSVASQIDLYLKQNLLTEWLYSAGKETSAEDKLFRMLSYWSAASSKPTILLLDEVDALVGDTLISLLRQIRAGYAQRPEAFPQAMILCGVRDIKDYRIHTKDQEIITGGSAFNIKAESLRMGSFSFEECKQLYLEHTKETGQVFDEAIFPKLWSDTKGQPWLVNALAYQMTSKNRELRDRSIQIEFEHYMQAREELIQSRATHLDQLTDKLREKRVYNVISAILSQVDASDAHFDDRDLEYVQDLGLIVRKPFVHISNDIYQEVIPRELTIAKQQSIVEQDLAWYLNSDNTINFAKLMTAFQQFFRENSDSWIERFDYKEAGPQLLLQAFLQRLINGGGRINREYALGRKRTDLFVEWPTTDKGFFGPVQRVVLETKLLRTNLEKTVEEGVAQVSEYARTVGAGEMHLIIFDRKSSDWEQKIWHKQVDSIDVWGC; via the coding sequence ATGCAAAAATTCTTCAATACGGCTGGGCCAACGATTAGAGAAGATCACTATCATATTGACCCGCTTACTCGGTTAGATTGGGAAGAGATTCGTCTTTTAATTGACCAAAAACGCTACTTTCTTCTTCATGCCCCACGCCAGACTGGCAAAACTTCTACACTTTTGGCGATGATGCATCGTTTAAATCAAGAGGAAAATTACGTTTGTGCGTATGCCAATATCGAGGCGGCACAAGCGGCACGGGGCAATGTTGAGCGTGGCGTAGAGGTGATTTGCAGCTCTGTTGCCAGTCAAATTGATTTATATTTAAAGCAGAATTTACTAACTGAGTGGCTATATAGCGCCGGAAAAGAAACATCGGCTGAAGATAAGCTTTTTCGGATGCTCAGTTACTGGAGTGCTGCTTCCAGCAAACCCACCATCTTGCTGCTTGATGAAGTTGATGCGCTTGTTGGCGATACGCTGATTTCGCTGTTACGTCAAATTCGCGCGGGCTATGCGCAACGTCCAGAAGCGTTCCCGCAAGCGATGATTCTCTGCGGTGTGCGCGATATTAAAGATTACCGTATTCATACTAAAGATCAGGAAATCATCACTGGCGGGAGTGCTTTTAATATTAAAGCCGAGTCGCTACGTATGGGGAGTTTTTCGTTTGAAGAGTGCAAACAGCTCTATTTGGAACATACTAAAGAGACGGGGCAGGTGTTTGACGAAGCGATCTTTCCCAAGCTTTGGAGCGACACGAAGGGTCAGCCGTGGTTGGTGAATGCACTGGCGTATCAAATGACTTCGAAGAATCGTGAGCTGCGCGACCGTTCGATACAGATTGAATTTGAACATTATATGCAAGCGCGCGAGGAGTTGATTCAGTCGCGGGCGACGCATCTGGATCAGTTGACGGATAAGTTGCGTGAAAAGCGGGTGTATAATGTTATTTCGGCGATTCTTTCGCAGGTTGATGCTAGCGATGCTCATTTTGATGATAGGGATTTGGAGTATGTTCAGGATTTAGGGCTGATTGTTCGCAAGCCGTTTGTGCATATATCAAACGATATTTATCAAGAAGTTATTCCGCGCGAGCTTACGATTGCGAAACAGCAGTCGATTGTAGAACAGGATCTTGCCTGGTACTTGAACAGCGATAATACGATCAACTTTGCGAAACTGATGACGGCGTTTCAGCAGTTTTTCCGTGAAAATAGCGATTCTTGGATTGAGAGATTTGATTACAAAGAAGCCGGGCCGCAGTTGCTGTTGCAAGCGTTTCTGCAGCGTCTTATCAACGGTGGCGGGCGGATTAACCGTGAATATGCTTTGGGGCGGAAGCGGACTGATCTTTTTGTGGAATGGCCAACGACTGATAAAGGTTTTTTTGGGCCGGTACAACGGGTAGTGCTGGAAACAAAGCTTTTGCGCACGAATTTGGAAAAGACGGTAGAAGAGGGTGTTGCGCAGGTTTCGGAGTACGCACGGACGGTTGGTGCTGGCGAGATGCACTTGATTATTTTTGATAGAAAGAGTAGCGACTGGGAGCAGAAGATTTGGCATAAACAGGTTGATAGTATTGATGTGTGGGGATGTTAG
- the hcp gene encoding hydroxylamine reductase, translated as MSMHCYQCSMSTPDGCGSKGQPAGSCGKDENLSRIQDIIIFGLKGIAAYRVQANHYGADLKEVDDIVNEALYFTLTNVNFNFQQHIDMLMKVGSATAKIMTILDKAHTDAFGSPSPVNVTQNKVQGKAILVSGHDHHSLKKILEQSAGKGVNVYTHSEMLPSHSYPELAKYDHLKGNVGKSWFDQKDLFAKFQGAIFMNTNCIVPTKGKPYVDRLFTYAQVGAEGTTIIENDDFTPLINKALELPETNWDSNETVATGHHHSVILSLAPQIIDAVKTGKLRRFFVIAGCDTPGVGGDYYRQLASIIPQDCVILTSSCGKFRFNDLEFGTVPGTDIPRYLDLGQCNDSVGGVIIASQLAQVFGCGINDLPLSIVLSWMEQKAVAILLALFNIGVKDIRLGFRAPQFVNEDILNFLVDTFDFKLISTPEKDLADMLAGH; from the coding sequence ATGAGCATGCATTGCTATCAGTGTTCTATGTCAACCCCAGATGGTTGCGGTTCTAAAGGTCAACCAGCCGGCAGCTGCGGTAAAGATGAAAACCTTTCTCGTATACAAGATATCATCATTTTCGGACTGAAAGGGATTGCAGCGTACCGCGTTCAGGCAAACCATTATGGTGCTGATCTTAAAGAAGTTGACGACATTGTCAACGAAGCCCTCTACTTTACCCTCACGAACGTCAACTTTAATTTCCAACAACACATTGATATGTTAATGAAAGTCGGTTCTGCTACCGCTAAAATCATGACCATTCTTGACAAAGCGCACACCGATGCTTTTGGCAGCCCAAGCCCTGTTAACGTAACTCAGAATAAGGTTCAGGGGAAAGCTATTCTTGTCAGCGGACACGATCACCACTCGCTGAAGAAAATTCTTGAGCAATCAGCTGGCAAAGGAGTCAACGTCTACACGCACTCCGAAATGCTCCCATCGCACTCCTATCCAGAATTGGCCAAGTACGACCACCTGAAAGGGAACGTTGGCAAGTCTTGGTTTGATCAAAAAGATCTGTTCGCCAAGTTCCAAGGCGCCATTTTCATGAATACCAACTGTATCGTGCCAACCAAAGGAAAGCCATACGTTGACCGTCTCTTTACCTACGCTCAAGTGGGCGCTGAAGGGACAACCATCATTGAGAACGACGACTTCACGCCACTGATTAACAAAGCACTTGAATTACCAGAAACCAACTGGGATTCAAACGAAACCGTGGCGACGGGTCACCACCACTCGGTTATCCTTTCGCTTGCCCCGCAAATTATTGACGCGGTCAAAACCGGCAAACTTCGCCGTTTCTTTGTTATCGCTGGTTGCGACACTCCGGGTGTAGGTGGCGATTACTACCGTCAACTTGCCAGCATTATCCCGCAAGATTGCGTGATTTTGACCTCTTCATGCGGCAAATTCCGCTTTAACGATCTGGAATTCGGCACCGTTCCCGGCACTGACATCCCACGCTACCTCGACCTTGGCCAGTGTAACGACTCCGTTGGTGGCGTGATCATCGCGTCACAACTTGCTCAAGTTTTTGGCTGTGGCATTAACGATTTGCCACTTTCAATTGTCCTGAGCTGGATGGAACAAAAAGCCGTTGCGATCCTGCTGGCGCTCTTTAACATCGGAGTCAAAGACATCCGACTTGGCTTCCGCGCCCCACAGTTTGTCAACGAAGATATCCTGAACTTCCTCGTCGATACATTTGACTTTAAACTGATTTCGACTCCAGAAAAAGACCTCGCGGATATGCTTGCCGGTCACTAA
- a CDS encoding MotA/TolQ/ExbB proton channel family protein: MKHLLLVLLWLSVLLTPLLAQDLRPLAQEASVGSRAFEVELEALRSDPHALRRAVQALEKSLLTFEQEEKALRQHGEEYRRMLADESNVSESFRQLQLAEQSIAVAQSDFSRIISEYPVFRATHTFSDHAHPLVRLTADYRGLIDFASHVRRHRLPIFTSEGLEAEVDILTLGTLATYSRQGEDFGIVQRNDDGRLQQIAWLPAHENKQIAAYFRGVSDVALLDFTHGTFAAQWQQPKDPIAHVARGGILMYPIAAVACFAFVLILERLYSLYMHRPQSGVIAEQVIRWWRDGGAAAIHAQQSLLQQTAVGRVALEVVAVAEHDAALREQVMNEALLREVPALERNIALLAACAAVAPLLGLLGTVMGMIETFQVITLHGSGDPRLMAGGISQALITTMYGLGVAIPVMLVHTLLARRSERLIDELQEAGMSMANAVAVQRAP; encoded by the coding sequence ATGAAGCACCTCTTGTTGGTTTTGCTGTGGCTGAGTGTTTTGCTGACGCCGCTCCTTGCTCAGGATTTGCGACCACTCGCGCAGGAAGCGTCAGTTGGTTCGCGTGCATTTGAAGTGGAGCTGGAAGCCCTCCGCTCTGACCCGCACGCCCTGCGCCGCGCGGTGCAAGCGTTGGAGAAATCTCTGCTTACATTCGAGCAGGAGGAAAAAGCCTTGCGCCAGCACGGAGAAGAATACCGTCGTATGCTGGCAGACGAATCCAACGTTAGTGAATCATTTCGTCAACTCCAGCTTGCTGAGCAAAGTATTGCCGTAGCACAGAGCGATTTTAGTCGAATTATCAGCGAGTATCCGGTATTTCGGGCAACACATACCTTTTCTGATCATGCTCATCCACTTGTGCGATTGACAGCGGACTATCGTGGGTTGATCGATTTTGCGTCGCATGTGCGCCGTCACCGTCTGCCGATCTTTACCTCGGAAGGGCTGGAGGCGGAGGTTGATATTTTGACACTCGGAACCTTAGCCACGTATTCGCGACAGGGCGAGGATTTCGGCATTGTGCAGCGGAATGACGATGGCCGTTTGCAGCAGATTGCGTGGCTTCCGGCGCATGAAAACAAACAAATAGCCGCCTATTTTCGTGGCGTAAGCGATGTGGCGCTACTCGATTTTACGCATGGTACTTTTGCCGCACAATGGCAGCAGCCCAAAGATCCCATCGCACACGTGGCGCGTGGCGGAATATTGATGTATCCGATTGCGGCGGTCGCATGTTTTGCTTTCGTGCTCATTCTTGAGCGGCTCTACAGTCTGTATATGCACCGACCGCAGAGTGGCGTGATCGCCGAGCAAGTCATACGGTGGTGGCGTGATGGTGGAGCGGCAGCGATACACGCGCAACAGTCATTGTTGCAGCAAACGGCTGTTGGCCGCGTTGCGCTAGAAGTTGTTGCTGTGGCAGAACACGATGCCGCACTCCGTGAACAGGTGATGAACGAAGCGCTCTTGCGCGAAGTCCCTGCGTTGGAGCGCAACATTGCTCTCCTTGCGGCTTGTGCGGCGGTTGCTCCTTTGCTGGGGCTGCTTGGCACGGTGATGGGAATGATTGAAACCTTTCAAGTGATTACCCTGCATGGCTCTGGCGACCCGCGCCTGATGGCGGGTGGCATTTCGCAAGCCTTGATTACAACTATGTATGGATTAGGGGTGGCGATCCCTGTCATGTTAGTGCATACCTTGCTGGCGCGCCGTTCAGAACGGCTTATCGATGAGCTTCAGGAAGCTGGTATGAGTATGGCGAATGCTGTTGCTGTGCAGAGAGCACCATGA
- a CDS encoding Crp/Fnr family transcriptional regulator, which translates to MEKKEALLKFQTKYLGSADPEITKFLFPICTLVEKGKKELLFLEGDEGEYVWFLLKGTIKLFRTTAEGKEVIVHFVYAGEMFAEILLLKGTNYPVNSQALEPIIALGISARGLHELVKTQPDFALRYIGNLSMRLKYFVGLVENLTTGDVSTKFINYLKLLRKKEGKRNVVTLPVPKGDIAVLLGTTPETFSRILKKLSLEGIIAVKGKDIELLDEE; encoded by the coding sequence ATGGAAAAAAAAGAGGCTTTACTGAAATTTCAGACCAAGTACCTTGGTAGTGCTGACCCAGAAATCACGAAATTCCTTTTCCCTATTTGCACCCTTGTTGAAAAAGGAAAAAAAGAACTGCTCTTTTTAGAAGGTGACGAAGGCGAGTACGTTTGGTTTTTATTAAAAGGAACCATCAAGCTGTTTCGCACCACTGCCGAAGGGAAAGAAGTCATCGTTCATTTCGTTTATGCTGGTGAAATGTTCGCCGAAATTTTGCTCCTCAAAGGGACGAATTATCCCGTCAATTCACAGGCCTTAGAGCCAATTATTGCTCTTGGTATCAGTGCGCGTGGTTTACATGAGCTCGTCAAAACACAGCCCGATTTTGCTTTGCGCTACATCGGCAACCTTTCCATGCGGCTCAAATATTTCGTCGGACTGGTGGAAAACCTGACGACGGGTGACGTCAGTACAAAATTCATCAACTACCTGAAATTGCTTCGCAAAAAAGAGGGCAAGCGCAATGTGGTGACGCTGCCGGTGCCCAAAGGTGATATTGCGGTGCTGTTGGGGACGACACCAGAAACGTTTTCGCGTATTCTCAAGAAGCTTTCGCTGGAAGGGATCATTGCAGTGAAAGGGAAAGATATTGAGTTGTTGGACGAAGAGTAG
- a CDS encoding DUF4857 domain-containing protein gives MIAMGIRYITVLIALVGLSITLPHLFHLTFGQKVYRPMVYYSQILEDVVYSVEDISGHRRYFDATGKEYSAHEYSQLIPFINFRDLEKWEIYPQQVAGEPVTIELALTQRDFVGIPHGFFARQQARIPLYPLFESQGEFARIDMPDELFRSTDQLEFIDARTNLVNRAKSALFTAALHDAGFRFPARLIAGNPTVRKPYDAGYFLIDANGSLFHLVQVNGTPTVVSVPISIGMDIIYMTQKENRHLPYYGLIVTRQGKMFHLMKEKYTLREVPSVPYDPNRHMLHYLRDPQNMVAKVSDRYGETTVVSDNHYAQLMSYFHPYEPAIRGSASWLYGALFPFVTHTDPLRRFGQLPAVSLSETVPRALGVGMVLALGFLVLRRAQCKERYLYGEMLLIVCCGLYAFIPLLALPAIRRGEI, from the coding sequence ATGATAGCGATGGGAATCCGCTATATTACCGTGCTTATCGCCCTCGTCGGATTGAGTATTACGTTACCGCACCTGTTTCATTTGACGTTTGGGCAAAAAGTCTATCGCCCAATGGTCTATTACTCACAGATTCTGGAAGATGTTGTGTACAGCGTAGAAGATATCAGCGGGCATCGGCGCTATTTTGACGCAACAGGGAAAGAGTACTCCGCGCATGAGTACTCGCAGCTTATCCCTTTTATCAACTTTCGTGATCTGGAAAAATGGGAAATCTATCCCCAGCAGGTGGCTGGTGAGCCGGTGACAATAGAATTGGCGCTGACGCAGCGCGATTTTGTTGGTATTCCCCATGGTTTTTTTGCCCGTCAACAAGCACGCATTCCGCTCTATCCCCTGTTTGAATCGCAAGGCGAATTTGCCCGTATCGATATGCCCGACGAGCTTTTCCGGAGTACTGATCAACTGGAATTTATCGATGCCAGAACGAATCTGGTCAATCGGGCAAAAAGCGCGCTCTTTACGGCAGCACTGCACGATGCCGGTTTCCGATTTCCGGCACGGCTGATTGCGGGAAATCCGACAGTCCGCAAGCCGTATGACGCGGGGTATTTTTTGATTGATGCCAATGGAAGCCTTTTCCATCTGGTGCAGGTCAACGGTACGCCAACCGTGGTGAGCGTGCCGATTTCCATTGGGATGGATATTATCTATATGACGCAAAAAGAGAATCGACACTTGCCGTATTACGGATTGATTGTTACCCGTCAGGGGAAAATGTTCCATTTGATGAAGGAGAAGTATACGTTACGCGAAGTGCCGTCCGTACCGTATGACCCCAATCGCCATATGTTGCACTATTTACGCGATCCACAAAATATGGTGGCGAAAGTTTCTGACCGCTATGGCGAAACTACTGTCGTTTCAGATAATCATTACGCGCAGTTGATGAGCTATTTTCATCCCTATGAACCAGCAATTCGCGGCTCTGCCAGTTGGTTGTATGGGGCACTGTTCCCGTTTGTGACGCACACCGACCCGCTCCGCCGTTTCGGCCAACTTCCCGCCGTGAGTCTCAGCGAAACCGTGCCGCGCGCCTTGGGTGTCGGAATGGTGCTGGCGCTTGGCTTTCTTGTGTTGCGCCGTGCTCAATGCAAAGAGCGATACCTCTATGGCGAAATGTTGCTTATCGTGTGTTGTGGCCTCTATGCTTTTATCCCCCTGCTAGCGTTACCCGCAATACGACGAGGTGAAATATGA
- a CDS encoding MotA/TolQ/ExbB proton channel family protein, with protein MMVAALLHAITDHWVTAALFGLSFCIWYVLVDRVFCFGWLLSREKSAGKRRIVQRIEADLARNTISGGAPVSICCVRTWERELEKGFAVIKIATAAAPLLGLLGTVWGMLMTFEAIAQSGTGQPALMADGISYALTTTMWGLIVAVPGMVAIPLLVRCKQRIMAEVRDVTFLQMRSSTWND; from the coding sequence ATGATGGTGGCGGCACTGCTGCATGCGATAACTGACCATTGGGTGACAGCGGCACTTTTTGGGCTGAGCTTTTGCATCTGGTATGTATTGGTTGATCGTGTATTTTGCTTTGGTTGGCTGCTCAGTCGCGAAAAATCTGCCGGTAAACGGCGCATTGTGCAACGTATCGAAGCTGATTTGGCAAGAAATACCATATCTGGTGGTGCTCCTGTCAGTATCTGTTGTGTGCGCACATGGGAACGTGAATTGGAAAAAGGTTTTGCGGTGATAAAAATTGCCACTGCCGCTGCGCCGCTACTGGGTTTGCTCGGTACGGTTTGGGGCATGTTGATGACGTTTGAGGCGATTGCTCAGAGTGGAACCGGACAGCCGGCTCTGATGGCAGACGGGATTTCGTATGCGCTGACAACCACAATGTGGGGATTGATTGTGGCGGTGCCGGGGATGGTCGCCATTCCGCTGTTAGTCCGCTGCAAACAACGGATTATGGCGGAAGTGCGCGACGTCACTTTCCTCCAGATGCGGAGTTCGACATGGAACGATTAG